The following proteins come from a genomic window of Lolium rigidum isolate FL_2022 chromosome 5, APGP_CSIRO_Lrig_0.1, whole genome shotgun sequence:
- the LOC124652501 gene encoding protein EMSY-LIKE 3-like, producing MNPMGYNQYDSSGTDDDLAPSQNRGMRGRSFSGNGRASAGPFPYARTHNDLESEVHLVEQEAYTGVLRAFKVQSDALSWDKESLISELRKELRVSDEEHRDLLNKVNEDGAIRRMRELRQGGGTPSGLHRGGRVFHDGEPGPAAKRPRPSHLIPSHSSGLQSPNMSSHSVPSSAKWGLASASKGKRAKSTTPLALPSVDPTSLIKRKVFTRWPDDNNFYEATITRYNPATGEHALVYDMGKSTETWELVRLCDMAPEDIRWEHDDVWGPSGPMLQRNHSNNGTGAMAGRGRGRLSQPPNGISRNIGQIDVPNTQSIVIEVERVLSNPNVREIEKAKKLLTDQEQSLLDAIASLDEASDGESEDMATEARMGPAGDHMGGNGIAC from the exons ATGAATCCCATGGGATACAACCAGTATGACAGCAGCG GGACGGACGATGATCTCGCCCCGTCGCAAAATAGAGGAATGCGAGGCCGATCTTTCAGTGGGAATGGGAGAGCATCTGCTGGACCATTTCCTTATGCAAGGACACACAATGATTTGGAGAGCGAAGTGCATCTGGTTGAGCAGGAGGCCTACACTGGCGTTCTTAGAGCATTCAAAGTGCAATCTGATGCATTATCTTGG GATAAAGAAAGCCTGATTTCTGAACTCAGGAAAGAACTGAGAGTTTCTGATGAGGAACATAGGGATCTGTTAAACAAGGTGAATGAAGACGGAGCCATTCGTAGAATGAG GGAGCTGAGACAGGGAGGTGGAACCCCGAGTGGGCTGCACCGTGGCGGCAGAGTTTTTCATGACGGAGAACCTGGGCCAGCTGCCAAGAGGCCACGACCATCTCATTTAATTCCTTCGCATTCTTCAGGCCTCCAGTCCCCTAATATGTCTTCACACTCAGTTCCCTCTTCTGCAAAGTGGGGACTGGCTTCAGCATCAAAGGGCAAAAGGGCTAAGTCG ACCACGCCACTGGCATTACCATCCGTGGATCCAACTTCATTGATTAAACGGAAAGTTTTTACAAGATGGCCAGATGACAACAACTTCTATGAGGCCACTATAACCCGTTACAATCCTGCTACG GGTGAGCATGCTCTTGTTTATGACATGGGCAAATCAACGGAGACATGGGAGTTAGTCAGGCTTTGTGAT ATGGCACCTGAAGATATAAGATGGGAACAtgatgatgtatggggtccttctGGTCCTATGTTACAGAGAAACCATAGCAACAATGGTACAGGGGCAATGGCAGGCAGGGGCAGAGGGAGGCTGTCTCAACCGCCAAATGGCATCAGCAGGAACATTGGTCAAATTGATGTGCCTAACACTCAAAGTATAGTGATAGAG GTGGAGAGGGTATTGTCAAATCCAAATGTACGTGAGATTGAAAAGGCAAAGAAACTGCTCACT GACCAGGAGCAGTCATTACTCGATGCAATTGCCAGTCTTGACGAGGCATCAGATGGTGAAAGTG AGGATATGGCCACGGAAGCCCGAATGGGTCCTGCTGGTGATCACATGGGTGGGAACGGCATTGCCTGTTAG